One Fundulus heteroclitus isolate FHET01 unplaced genomic scaffold, MU-UCD_Fhet_4.1 scaffold_99, whole genome shotgun sequence DNA segment encodes these proteins:
- the LOC118562602 gene encoding mesothelin-like protein, with translation MVILDRLKTFCSGTEDPEVSAALTSNIKTFTKQTFEELANASSALTRDQILSVSSSVLVSSLSTLGSVKNWGQDQTTTIIQSITSSGFQINSAASLESLGTLVVGLRSETIQMISSSEVLSASRNPNLVSNMLEAPKVVQQTFVTKIISVDTNPAKVVQNVPDVLASEIPPSLLVFSERTANINVINRKTWTPDQSAMFIGTLAEINVDIEQFSPSVLQGFSCSSVQKMSKTTIKQMIRACRQRKGRAKVELKEPQLTCMYNLLRDDLSLNFTDYPSDMLLYLNIQDVQKGNCRSYFSALGAADFTVASGILNKGPKKFSEAKNCLGISGPRLSRDNVEVLGNMACSLERSDIENSDPLILENLKACKDLSDGQVAAVETLLLSGKTKYGAVTTWDLQTLEDLKILPLYFTRNIWDHLTAPIKRKFLRGFLPNLRKQKPEKNKLKNLFKKISPTLLKQGEGCTEGNITHTTISDPSFPFGFDVTQFDLCLDVSVLKDNLNALCQKVDDDDFQKIILKKLNQAFPTGVPDQEVQMLASVSRAATLDDISRWSITSLDTLAALMDPENGPWEKPKSKEIITKYLNTSGNSLGSRELNFIDSNLCSLDTSMLQNITSDSIGNAKLLNVASCSAEQKRVLYEISNSSFSIHRDNPVIFYNLVKGYLGGAPRADIVTLSTQNISMDVETFTNLDINVITVSMNGDR, from the exons ATGGTCATCTTGGACAGGCTGAAGACCTTCTGCAGTGGAACAGAAGATCCCGAG GTTTCTGCAGCTCTGACGTCCAACATCAAGACCTTCACAAAGCAAACCTTTGAAGAACTTGCAAATGCCTCTTCAGCACTGACCAGAGATCAGATCCTGTCAGTGTCCTCCTCAGTTCTGGTGTCCTCCTTGTCAACCCTGGGCTCTGTGAAAAACTGGGGCCAGGACCAGACCACCACCATTATCCAGTCCATCACCTCCTCAGGCTTCCAG ATCAACAGTGCAGCATCTCTGGAGTCCCTGGGAACTCTTGTTGTTGGACTTCGCTCAGAGACGATACAGATGATCTCATCTTCTGAAGTCCTCAGTGCCTCCAGGAACCCCAACCTAGTTTCTAACATGCTGGAAGCCCCAAAGGTTGTCCAGCAGACATTTGTCACAAAG ATCATTTCTGTGGACACAAATCCGGCTAAAGTGGTGCAGAATGTCCCTGATGTCTTAGCAAGTGAGATCCCACCTTCACTGCTGGTGTTTTCTGAGAGGACAGCAAACATCAACGTGATAAACAGAAAGACGTGGACACCAGACCAG TCCGCCATGTTTATTGGGACTTTGGCTGAAATCAACGTTGACATTGAGCA GTTTTCACCGTCTGTGCTGCAAGGCTTCAGTTGTTCCTCTGttcagaaaatgtcaaaaaccaCAATCAAGCAGATGATCCGTGCCTGTCGACAGAGGAAAGGCAGGGCTAAGGTGGAGCTGAAGGAACCACAG CTGACCTGCATGTACAACCTGCTCCGTGACGACCTCTCTCTGAACTTCACAGATTATCCTTCAGACATGCTTCTCTACTTGAA CATTCAGGATGTCCAGAAAGGAAACTGCAGGTCCTACTTTTCTGCACTGGGTGCTGCAGACTTCACTGTAGCCTCTGGTATCTTGAACAAGGGCCCAAAGAAGTTCAGTGAAGCCAAGAACTGCTTG GGGATCAGTGGCCCCCGCCTCAGCAGAGACAACGTGGAGGTCCTGGGGAACATGGCCTGCAGCCTGGAAAGATCCGACATCGAGAACTCAGATCCTCTCATCCTGGAAAACCTCAAGGCCTGCAAAGATCTCTCTGACGGCCAAGTGGCTGctgtggaaacactgctgctATCTGGGAAGACAAAATACGG AGCTGTAACCACTTGGGACCTGCAAACACTGGAGGACCTCAAGATACTTCCCCTCTACTTTACAAGAAACATCTGGGACCACCTTACAGCT CCAATAAAGAGGAAGTTCCTGAGAGGTTTTCTGCCAAACTTGAGGAAACAAAAACCAGAGAAGAACAAGCTGAAAAACCTGTTCAAAAAGATCAGCCCCACTTTGCTAAAACAGGGAGAAG GATGCACTGAGGGCAACATCACCCATACGACCATTAGCGACCCATCTTTTCCTTTTGGCTTCGACGTTACCCAGTTTGACCTCTGCCTGGATGTTTCTGTTCTGAAAGACAACCTCAACGCTCTCTGCCAGAAAGTGGATGATGACGACTTCCAGAAAATTATTCTGAAGAAGCTCAACCAG GCCTTCCCCACTGGAGTTCCTGACCAGGAAGTACAGATGCTTGCCTCCGTATCTCGCGCAGCAACACTTGATGACATCTCTAGATGGAGCATCACTAGCCTGGACACCTTGGCAGCTCTCATGGACCCTGAAAATGGACCCTGGGAAAAGCCAAAG AGCAAAGAAATCATCACCAAGTACCTGAACACCTCTGGAAATTCCCTGGGCAGCAGGGAGCTGAACTTTATTGACTCCAACCTTTGCTCATTGGACACCAGCATGTTGCAGAACATCACATCAGACAGTATTGG AAACGCCAAGCTTCTTAATGTGGCATCGTGTTCAGCTGAGCAGAAGAGAGTCCTCTATGAGATCAGCAACAGCTCCTTCAGCATCCATCGGGATAATCCTGTTATCTTTTACAACCTGGTTAAAGGCTATCTCG GCGGAGCGCCTCGAGCGGACATTGTCACGTTATCAACACAGAACATCAGCATGGATGTGGAGACGTTCACAAATCTAGATATCAATGTCATAACTGTAAGTATGAATGGAGATAGATAG
- the LOC118562603 gene encoding uncharacterized protein LOC118562603 — MELSMGIKSSMEFLRETFPRCSTSYSFTCKETAVDENLICAAVNRSQLQQTLATDNSSTALCSFTITEHACSVADQLAAQSLATLLKCSLESHTTYPVEVWKLFFQKVSPALDEALETFATVTPNNSSPAVSNALDALREARLANLSNAQLQSGTFIGDLVQRNIGPFLASPSTNFLFCLSSYNFSCLTYQIVVKGLSNQRELMNSSKQQAVFTYFIKPFLSRVGTPDAGCTSSTNGSQEWLQANLGGFASFATIQELQTLNPHLSTMDVLDLLTFSQLRQLATMPSHLKGMQDVSKVMGVIQSADFAAFFDTVSPVIEAQSANYTLEVKSTFLQAVLDRGDFSLPAVSDEEFLLWMRVRLRPLLVNLSSSLVKPFFSIGTNRSCYSHREIITVLDNVQMTLSKSTKENIYNNIVLFLQGVKCYSGGSFYLFLKNTFLSFGFPDVSTLISLLPPTRKSELLNTISTSELGQLLSQPGVINNSPDVCIIFSHYNNTATFLQSEDVPDDVRRTILPCVWPLALSSSSRSEVDLWFNVRLKDYLRFLTKELISSTEVQNASCLAFQKL, encoded by the exons ATGGAGCTGTCAATGGGCATCAAATCAAGTATGGAGTTCCTGAGAGAGACCTTCCCAC GCTGCTCAACATCATATTCCTTCACG TGCAAGGAGACAGCTGTTGATG AGAACCTCATCTGTGCTGCAGTCAATAG ATCACAGCTCCAACAAACACTGGCAACCGACAACTCCTCTACAGCTCTGTGCTCTTTTACCATCACTGAACATGCCTGTTCTGTG GCTGACCAGCTTGCAGCGCAAAGCCTGGCCACACTATTAAAATGCTCGTTGGAAAGCCATACGACATACCCGGTGGAAGTCTGGAAGCTCTTCTTTCAAAAAGTCTCTCCCGCTCTGGATGAGGCTCTTGAGACGTTTGCCACCGTG ACCCCCAACAACAGCAGCCCAGCCGTATCGAACGCCCTTGATGCCCTGAGAGAGGCGAGACTAGCCAACCTCAGCAATGCACAGCTACAGAGTGGCACTTTCATTGGTGATCTGGTCCAGCGAAACATTGGTCCGTTCCTGGCCTCCCCATCCACAAACTTCCTGTTCTGCCTTAGCTCCTACAACTTCAGCTGCCTGACCTACCAGATTGT TGTCAAGGGGTTAAGCAACCAAAGGGAGCTCATGAACAGCAGCAAGCAACAGGCAGTCTTTACTTATTTCATCAAACCATTCCTTTCAAGAGTGGGAACACCAG ATGCTGGCTGCACCTCATCTACTAATGGGAGTCAGGAATGGCTACAGGCAAACCTTGGCGGCTTTGCTTCTTTTGCAACCATCCAAGAGTTGCAAACCCTCAACCCACACTTGTCTACT ATGGATGTTCTAGATCTTCTCACGTTCAGTCAGCTAAGACAGCTTGCAACAATGCCCTCACACCTAAAAGGAATGCAAGATGTGAGCAAGGTCATGGGAGTTATCCAATCAGCTGATTTTGCTGCTTTCTTTGACACAGTCTCACCAGTGATTGAG GCCCAATCTGCCAACTACACACTGGAGGTCAAATCCACCTTCCTCCAGGCAGTTCTGGACAGAGGAGATTTCTCCCTCCCAGCTGTTAGTGATGAAGAGTTCCTGTTGTGGATGAGGGTGCGACTGAGGCCTTTGTTGGTCAATCTTTCATCAAGTCTAGTTAAACCCTTTTTCAGCATTGGGACAAACAGGAGCTGCTACAGTCACAGAGAGAT CATTACAGTGCTTGACAATGTACAGATGACACTCAGCAAAAGCACCAAAGAAAATATCTACAACAACATTGTTCTTTTCCTTCAAG GAGTGAAGTGCTACAGCGGTGGAAGCTTCTACCTCTTCCTGAAGAACACCTTCCTCAGCTTCGGCTTTCCAGATGTGTCCACGCTCATTTCTCTCCTGCCACCGACACGCAAGTCAGAG CTCCTAAACACCATCAGCACCTCAGAACTGGGTCAACTCCTCAGTCAGCCGGGGGTAATTAATAACAGTCCAGACGTCTGCATCATCTTCAGCCACTACAACAACACCGCCACCTTCCTACAGTCG GAGGACGTCCCAGATGATGTGAGGAGGACCATCCTCCCCTGTGTGTGGCCCTTggctctgagcagcagcagcagatctgAGGTTGATCTGTGGTTTAACGTACGCCTGAAGGACTACCTGAGGTTCCTCACCAAGGAGCTCATTAGTTCTACTGAGGTCCAGAACGCCTCATGTCTCGCCTTCCAGAAGCTGTAA